In a single window of the Streptomyces sp. NBC_00094 genome:
- a CDS encoding histidine phosphatase family protein: MRHGEVHNPDGVLYGRRSGYHLSELGRQMADRVAEHLAGRDITYVVASPLERAQETAMPVAKTHGLDLASDERLIEAANVFEGKTFGVGDGALRKPGNWKHLTNPFQPSWGEPYVEQVVRMMGALDAAKDAARGHEAVCVSHQLPIWIVRSFVEKRRLWHDPRRRQCTLASLTSFTYRGDKIVSVGYSEPARDLVPAHLLAGAKPVKGKSKAFGA; this comes from the coding sequence ATGCGCCACGGCGAGGTCCACAACCCGGACGGGGTCCTCTACGGCCGCCGCTCCGGCTACCACCTCTCCGAGCTGGGCCGGCAGATGGCGGACCGGGTCGCCGAGCACCTGGCCGGCCGGGACATCACGTACGTCGTCGCCTCCCCGCTGGAGCGGGCGCAGGAGACGGCGATGCCGGTCGCCAAGACGCACGGGCTGGACCTGGCCAGTGACGAGCGGCTCATCGAGGCGGCGAACGTCTTCGAGGGCAAGACCTTCGGCGTCGGTGACGGGGCCCTGCGCAAGCCGGGGAACTGGAAGCACCTCACCAACCCGTTCCAGCCGTCGTGGGGCGAGCCCTACGTCGAGCAGGTCGTCCGGATGATGGGCGCGCTGGACGCGGCGAAGGACGCGGCCCGTGGGCACGAGGCGGTCTGCGTCAGCCACCAGCTGCCGATCTGGATCGTCCGCAGCTTCGTGGAGAAGCGCCGGCTGTGGCACGACCCGCGGCGTCGGCAGTGCACGCTGGCCTCGCTGACCTCGTTCACGTACCGGGGCGACAAGATCGTCTCGGTCGGGTACAGCGAGCCGGCCCGGGACCTCGTCCCGGCGCACCTCCTCGCCGGGGCGAAGCCGGTGAAGGGGAAGTCGAAGGCCTTCGGGGCGTAG